Proteins from a genomic interval of Medicago truncatula cultivar Jemalong A17 chromosome 3, MtrunA17r5.0-ANR, whole genome shotgun sequence:
- the LOC25490114 gene encoding uncharacterized protein, whose amino-acid sequence MKSHQPKQLKTQLFSCGFFRHCGQTVLSPTATGPTPPPLPLTQTHTSTTCESSTSSSSNSATTSQSFTQWRFSIPTPTSTPNTPPLPPPPPLPPFLSTIPNLQELFHVSELQSTTDLNAALNLLERSLVPNPPQDQPPCPPNLMRALIRNLRESKPATKILFALCLSEANRRVAVEAGAVGAVVESAPELEGAPAERALAALELMCTVPEGAEEVRAHALAVPVMVTVMGKTGARGKEYAIGVLAVIYGGDMGDMQTAPPEEVARAVELALQGDCSARGKRKGAQLLKTLQHLSHPHSHDTS is encoded by the coding sequence ATGAAAAGCCATCAACCAAAGCAGCTTAAAACTCAACTATTCTCATGTGGCTTTTTTCGACACTGCGGCCAAACAGTCCTTAGTCCCACAGCCACCGGTCCCACACCACCACCACTCCCTCTAACTCAAACTCACACTTCAACAACATGCGAATCTTCCACTTCATCCTCTTCTAACTCAGCCACCACTTCTCAAAGCTTCACACAGTGGCGTTTCTCTATTCCCACCCCCACTTCCACTCCAAACACACCCCCACTTCCTCCTCCACCACCTCTTCCTCCTTTTCTTTCCACTATCCCCAACCTTCAAGAACTCTTCCACGTGTCAGAACTACAATCAACTACAGACCTTAACGCTGCTCTTAACCTTCTAGAACGTTCCCTCGTTCCCAACCCTCCACAAGACCAACCACCATGTCCACCTAACCTCATGCGTGCACTCATACGAAATTTACGTGAATCAAAACCCGCCACCAAGATTCTATTCGCGCTTTGTCTCTCAGAAGCCAACCGTCGTGTCGCCGTTGAAGCTGGCGCCGTTGGAGCCGTCGTGGAATCTGCTCCTGAACTCGAAGGTGCACCAGCTGAGAGAGCTCTCGCTGCTTTAGAGCTTATGTGTACTGTGCCGGAGGGTGCGGAGGAAGTGAGAGCTCACGCGCTAGCGGTTCCAGTGATGGTTACTGTGATGGGAAAAACGGGGGCGCGTGGGAAAGAGTATGCTATTGGTGTGTTGGCTGTGATTTACGGCGGTGATATGGGGGATATGCAGACGGCTCCGCCAGAAGAGGTGGCGCGTGCGGTGGAGTTGGCGCTTCAAGGTGATTGTAGTGCTAGGGGAAAGAGAAAAGGGGCCCAGCTTTTGAAGACACTGCAACATCTTTCTCACCCCCACTCGCATGACACAAGTTAG